Below is a genomic region from Mustela lutreola isolate mMusLut2 chromosome 1, mMusLut2.pri, whole genome shotgun sequence.
CAAGAGCTACCTCACATTAGTGTGCCCGCTCACAGCTCTACCTCTAGCACAGTCTTTCCCCACTTGGCAACCAGACCCACACACTGAAACACCTGCATTATTTGCTCGAAATCCCTCAGGGATTTTCCACTGCATTCATAGTAAACTCCAGAGTCCTCACCAGACCCACCAAATTCTTTCTGATGTCCTCTTTTTCCTCCCATTGTTCAGTTCACTTGACTCCAGCTACAATATCTCCTTGTTATTCTTCAAACACATCAAGAATATTCCCACCTCACACTTTTGCTCCTAGGTAGCCTTCTTTGCCTGGAACATACTTCTCCCAAGGGAGTGCGTGTTCAGTTCTCCCAATTTCTTCTGGTTTCTGATCAATTATTGCCTTTCTGGAGAAGCCGTCCTGGATTACCCTGTATGTAGAAGAACTtatcctgcttcatttttcctcaTAGCCCTTATGCATAGGTTAAGTAGGAAACAATCTTCTCCCCACAAAAGTAAACTCTTAAATAAAGGAACTTTATTTGGTCACTGTTATTTCTTCAATGCCTAAAACAATATTTGATTTATGAAATTATTTGTCTTATTTGACTTTATTTGGTCACTACTATTTCATCAACACCTAAAATAATATTTGACTTCTGTGATTGTTTACATACCTATTGGCTGGGCTGCTCTtgaggaggcaggaagaggaagggatGGAGTCCTGGCTGACTACATAGAACACAAGCTACAGACATTAGATACACTGAAGGACGTGTATTCTTGGAAGTGGCCATGCCCCCAGATGCCCGAGTTTTGGTGACGGGAATATGCAGGATATGCAGGATAGGCAACTATATCTCTCTGTACTAAAGAGAGAATAGTAACAGTCCAGCAAAGTCCTACAACTATGACAATGGCAGTTAGTAAGAGATTCCTAAAGAGTACAAATACTTAGCTAGACCTGGCTGAAAGGTGGACTTTTCCTATTCTGGCCCACCAGGCCATTCTTCTTCCAGTTCCAAACTTGAGTAATTTGGACTTGGGCAGTTGAGGAAGTCTTTGTGACTACATATGTATCTATAGTAAATTTCCCTTTTGTATGAGTATGTTATGACTTTCTTCCCCTACACATGGGTCTATATACATGTTGTTAGGTATGCTGTGCATGCCTATGGCCATGTGTGCAGTGTGTTGAATGTATGTGGCTGTATCTGTGACTTTTTGGCTATGTGAccttgtgtatgtgtgcacagcATATGCATGTCCTTGGGTATGTGAGCATGGTTTGTGGTTCCATGTATGCAACTATGATTCTCTATCTCTAGAATAATATATGCATGTGATGTGTGTCTATGCTCATGTATTTATTAAAGGTGAGACAGGGATATCACACACAGTTCcctttttttgtaaaagaaacaAAGCCAAACCTCAGATGAGGGCATGTGGGAGTAGCCATTTTATTGACAGATCTTCTACCCATGGCCAATGGTATGTTATTCAGTGGAGAAAGCTTTGTTTGGTTTCTTCTCTTTCAGGACTTCTGCTGGATGGAAGCATCAGAAGGGGTAGAAGAGGCAGATGATGTGGTCAACTGGGTCAGCAGGCAAGTAACTAGCAAATGCGGAGGCATGGTGGTTAGAATCCTTGGGCTCTCTTGAGTTTGCGAATAGCAGCACTGGTGTCCCCCTCAGTAGCAATAAGTGCCTGAAGATTGGCATGGGGGTTTCCAAATCCCATGGCCTTTAGAGATTCCATCTGCTGACTGAAACGAATCTCAGGGGCTTGTGGAAGGTGGGAAGGGTCTCCAGCTAAGGACTGTAGCCTCTGCAGAACTGTTCCAGATTTATGGCAGCATTCAGGATCTTTGGGTTCAGCAATATCTGGCACATCCCAGGCCCAGGGCACTGTGTCAGGGTAGCTGCAGCTTGGTGCAGGAAGCCAACCCAGGCCCCATAGGTAGGGTGCAACCCAGGATAGAAGAACAGGAGCCTCTGTGGCCAAGAGCTGCAGACCCTGCTCAATTTGCAATATTGCTTGTGATGCTTTGGGGTTGGCTAGGGCTGTAATCATGTCAGAAAGCTGTGTCTGCTGCTGGAATATGGGCAGCTTCTGCCTACACTGTTCATTCAGCTGGGGCATACTTATGAACAGCATCATCTGGGCTGCCAAGTACGGGTTGTTTAAAAGCAACTGCATCATGCTTCCTGTGATCTGGGAGCTGGTCTGCTCATCTGAAGGCTGGAGATAATCCTCTAATTTCCGGTCAGAGCTATTTAGAGGGATGGTGGCATCTTTATCTTCTGCCTGAGGCTGCTGGGTGAGCTCTATGCTAGGTAAGGCTGGTATCCCAGCCGGCTGCTGAATGGGACAGTTAGGACTCTGGCCCTTGCTGGAGATAGTTGTGGCGTAGGCACTGGGAGTATGGTTCACCCTGTTAGGGCTACCATTGGCTGAGGTGATGGAAGATAAACCACAAGAACTAGTGTAGATGACTCGGGTTGTAGGGAGCTGTGGGACCTGGTCCCGCCGTTCCTGCGGTGGTGCTGGAGATGGAGGTGAGGATTGAACTTGTTCCAAAACTTGTCCTCCCAGGAGAGCTCTGAAGGGATTGTCCCCAAAAGGATCTTGTGAGCTGTTGAGCATTTGGTCATTGCAATCCACATAAGTCTGACCCAGGGCATTGTCCCCACCTGGCCTTGTCTCTAAGCCCGAGTGTGACTGTGGATTCAGTGGATACTCAGGATTCTGTTCAGGTTGCTGGATCTGCATTATCTCTTGAATCACGGCAAGGTTTCTGGCCAGTTCCAGAGTCTGCCATAAGATCTCAGAATTGTCAAGGATGTGGGAGACTTCTGGATTCTGCTGCATCAGTTGTTGCATGTCTGGGTGTTCTGAGATGAACTGCCTCATGAAGTCTGTGTTAGACAGAAGCTGCTGGACACTAGGATTCTGTAGCATCTGGGCTATGTACTCTGGACTACCTATTTCTAGGTCCTGGCTCTGCACTTTGGGTGCATCAGGTTCCACAAGGAGGGATGATTCCACTGTGGTGTGACTCACACTGGCAGGTTGGTATACCCCGTTGCTGTTTCCTTCGGTGTTTCTATCCTGGTGGCTGGGCTCTTTGGTCCGCAGGTTCTGGGAGGAATGGGCTAGGGATCTGGAGCTGCATTTGGACTTTATGACCAAGTGAATGGTGTGGCCATCTAGGATGCCCCTCTGGCTCAGTGTATCGTGGTCCTTAAGAAGGCGGCCCATGAAGACCAGCACAAGTTGGTCCACCTGGCACTTGAAGTGAGCAGATAGCTTCTCCTTGAATTGCCTCACTGAGGTATCATCTGCTATCATAAAGTCTTCCTGCTTGCCTGCTGTCTTCACTATCACTCGGATGACACTTGAAGAGATGTTCTTGTCTGCAGACAAACCTGAAGGATGCCCACTCTGGGCCATCCTGGGTGTTCGTGGGATGACATGCGGCATGACCTCAGTGGGAGGGCCAGTGGTGAGCAGGATGAAGCCGGGCCAGAAGGGGTGAGGGGAAACGAATGTTTCTGCTGGCCTTTGTCTCAGGTGTCGTGTTCTTAGCCCAAAGGCTAGTTTCCTTGTTGCCCAAAGAGGGAAGAGTGACCAGGCTGGGCCCAGGTATTTTGCGATGTtataccccccaccccagctctccaGATGTGGCCTAGCTGAGGCCTGTCCGTGGCTACTGACTCATAGTTGGTACTAGGTGGGCTTAGTAAAGATGACTCCACCCAGGgctgcccctcccttctgccccACCCACCAACACCATAACCTCTTCAAAAAAGGGATATTGTGATGTCAACTCTAGTCTCACAGTCTGCCAGCACCAGCTGGGGAAGGGAGACATATttgtgtgagtgcatgtgtggGGGTGGGTCACCACATCTCCATAATAAAGTAAAACGAGCTCATTCTCCAGAGATGGACCACAAAGTTCACAGGATGGaactattaataaataaataaataaggatggGGGGTTGCACCTGAGTGGATCAGTGGGTTCAacttctgccttttgctcaggtcatgatcccagagtcctgggattgaacccctgtTCAGCGgcgagtctccttctccctctccctctgcctgctgctccattggcttctgctctccctctctctgtatctgataaattttaaaaattttaaaaatcttaaaaaaaaaaaaggccagatttttttttgtaggtataaaatgtttattgaaatgaGATATACTAATACACATATACTTAATTAgaccaaatacatatattttttctattatcaaATAATCTATCATGACTAAATGTCATTTATTCCAAGCTCACAAGTTTGATTTAATTTGGTCAGTCACTCATTATATTTACCATATTCAGAACAAGGCTGAATAAAGGCCAGATTTTTTTTATGTGAGATGTGTGGCTTGTCTGTGGTGCTATGTGTGGGTCCCCGTTGGGATGGCAGGCTTATTATTGAAAGCTGTGTTTGTCGAAGCCACAGATAAAACTGCATACCAGTAAAAATGGAATCTCTCCTATAAAAAGGATCTTATTACTTTTGTTAGAGAACTCAAAAAATGGAGGCCTTACAAAGGAAAGGAGAGCAAGGACAAAGTTCACAAGTGGAAGAGGAGATCATGGTTTTCTGTGGCTCTAGGTTTAGCGATACTGGATTTCATTGAGTGTGCTCTCATGTAGAGAAAGCTTTCCACTATCCTAAAAGCAGGAGCAAGGCTAGCTTGGGAGGCTCCCTGAGGGGCATGGCAAATTGAAGGTGAGTGAATCCTTCCtcgcaaaatattttttattcacctGTCACTTGGTCTTGCTACATGTCATTTTAGTAGAACTTTTAGAAAGATTTGACTCAGTGTCTTAGCCCAATCTTCAGGGCCCACCTTTGTGTCATAGAATTAGGGGGAGAGATGTCTGTAAATCAAGAGATGATAGTGGAGGTGATTGATGGTAAAATTCCTACCAGGACAGGTTTAGGCAACTAAAACAGATTCTCAGTTCCATGCAGGTTTGGAGGATAGTGCTTGGTCTATATTTGGGCAGCAGATGAATATGCCCTTAGTGAAtatgttaaaatgtgtatttatgtcTATGTAGATGGAAATATTCTACATATAAGGAACAACCCATAAGTCTGATTGGATGCATATTTGTGAATGTATGTATACGGGGAAGTATAAGCATGAGACATTGTGCAGGAAGTATTCTGGTATCCTCTGGGCGACTGTGAAGACTTTGGGGTCTGGAATCCAACTCCATGGAAGGCAGTTGCATGGTGGGGGATCTATAAGTAATAGAAGTGAAGTGTCTGGGCctctgtgttctctgtgtgttGAAGATGAACGAAGCTATTACAGACAGTTGGCCAGGGGACTTTGTGTGTCACACTGAAAGATTCTCTACTGAGAATGTCTAGACCACCAGCTCAGTCCATATCAGACCTTCCTCATGTTTAGCCATTAGCTGCTTACCTCTTAGAATGAGACTCAGGCCTAAGTACTTCTCTCAAATGCACTCAAAGTGAGATTGATTAAGAACAGGGAAACATTGATTTTCACACCAAGACCCTGCCTCTCTTCATCCCAGGTACCCTGCAGGAGGCTAAGGATAAGAAAAGGGACTTCTATATCCCATTCTAATGTCAGTTGCCCTGGGTCTCTGCACTGGGATCAGAGGCTCTCAACCTAAGATTTACTAACTAAGCCTAGTTCTTGGAATTTTATAACTGTCAGAGCTGGATTCCCAGTTTTCAAAACacagaatagatttaaaaattagaGTGAAGCTTCTACAATTCTAGGATTCTAGAAAAGAGGTGTTTGTTAGTGTTACTGTTAGCATTTGTTTCCCAATCAAATCTATCTAGGCCATTACTGAAAAGAACTTTAATATGAAGACTGAGTTATCAGTTTTACAGAATTATCAATTATAAAGATTATCAATGATAAAGATATAATCAACTTTTCTCATTCAGTAAGAGTGATggccattttggggggggggggtgggattcATCTAGATATGAGGATGACATGATTCTCCCAGTATTCTTCCCCAGGGGTCTCAGTGCCTGGATGTTTTCTTGGGTGTGACAGGATGTGATCAGGAAGAAGCCAAGAGAGCTTTCAAGCTGGTCGTTTTGATTGCTTGTGCTTCAGGGTCAGGAAGCTGAGGTCATAGTTGATCAGGTAGCCATCATTATAGACATAGAGCTTGTGATCCAAGGGGGAGTAATTGATGCCATGAAGTGTTTCCAGCATCTTATCCAACACGATGCTGAGATGGCGTTCCCGCCCCGTGGTGGTATCGAAAGCATAGAAGATCTCCTCTTGGCGGGTACTCAGTGGGCGTAAGGCATAAAGCACTCCACAGGCCATGAAGGCTCCTGACATGGCTGGCTTGTACTGGCTGGTGCGCCAGGTTTTCTCCACTTCTAAGGTGCTGGTATTGAGACGACTCACAACCAGGTTTCCCTTGCTCTCCTCAGTGGCATAGAGTACCCACAGCCCCTTCTCATCACCAGCAAAATCTATGTCTTTCCAGGGCACACCAGCATAGGAGAAGCGGTTGTTGTAGGTGGCACTGGGCAATGTGCGTTGCAGCACCAGAGTGTTGGAGGAGAGATTCACCTTGGCAATGTCACGTGTGCCATAGTAGTTGAAGTACATGAAGTTCTCATACACAGTATTACCACTGCCATCACCATAGCCCATTTTCCTCTCCACAAAGTCCTTCATCAGTACCAGGTCATCATAGGACTTGTACAGCCGGTAGTAGTCAAAGTACCTAGGCCAAACCCCACACCAGAATCATCAGGGTTCACAGTGCTAATAAAAATGATCAGGATAGTGTTCTAATTAATAGTGGAAGTTTTGGAATCAAACAGAACTGATTTgtaatctctcttctttttcttacaaTATACTGGGACCAAAaacaactgttaaaaaaaaatgagtaacagaAATAACATTGACCTCAAACTCAGCGATGCCTCATGGACACTGTGactgcattatctcatttaattatagAGAAAGCACCAGAACTTCAGTTGTATTCCCATGGACTAGGACACTGGGCCTGAGAAAGactaagtaatttgctcaaagtCACTCAGCCCATAACTAAAATCcgtaaaaataataacaaaataatctaTTTCATTGATATTGGGATTGACCTAAATAATGCTAATAAACCAATTAGTAGAATATTTATCTCAACGTAAGCAATTATCAAGggatagctattattattttcttcttaatggaGACTCTTTTGTAGCTCGACTCCACTGCCTTCCATCTGCCCTGAGACACCAGTGCCCTGGAGCAGGACATAGTTCTGGAACTGGATTTGGGAGACCTATGTTCATAAGGTCACTTTGGAAAGTTCTTTAAATTATCCCTGAATTCTGAGTGTTGTCTTTGCTTGACTTTGGGCAATAAATTCTGCCTTACCCAAAGAGATTCTGAGATGATTTAAAATGCAAAGTCATGTTAATGCCTTTACCTTGTACGAAGCACCTATAGGAATTGGAAACAATGTTATCAGTAACAGTAATCCAAGGTGAGCTTCCACTGAGGCTCTTTGAAGTGACAGGTTCAAGCCATGTTCATCCTATCCTACCATAATCTCCTACTCAGTTGTATCTTTCTCATACTCCTGTATGGACTGACTTTAAATACCCTGTTTGTATATTGTACCTAGCTGCCTAGCCAGGCTGCCAGGTTATTGAAGGGCTCATTCATCATCATCTCATGGATTCAGTTAGGCTTCTTCCTGATCACATCTTGTCACACCTAACAACCACATCATGGATTCCTGTCATCTAAGAGAACATGTATGAGCACAGACTATGCTGTTCACATTTTTCTATGGATTCTCACATGATAATATCATAATTTAACTATCCTCACTTTCCAAAGGGCTAGAATGGATCTGAGACATTAAAGCATTTTACAAGCTCACTTAGCTTAGGTACTGAGATTCAAACTCAGCTTTGAGTCCATGTCATAAGTAGGTTCAAGTTCATCCTTTAAACTTCTTCTAAGAAGCAGCTAGGATTCTGAGGGCCAGGTGGAGAAGAGTTTGCTCTTTATATGAAATCATGCAATATGTAGAACCAGTCTGGATTACAATCAGACTAAAAATTTCAGACACATAGATTTATGAAGGAGCTCAGGGCCATCTGAGTCATCCTTAATCCTGACAGGAGCTCTAGGAGGTGACTTGTCAGGCCTCGGCTAAATTTGTCCAGGGGCATACCTAAAATGGATAGAGGAAGCTCTGCTGGGGCCACAAAGAAACCTGTCACGGTAGGATAGGGAACATTTGGAATGAACCTGGTTGCAAAAGAGAAACCATCCTTAACTCACCTGTCCTCTGAACCCAGAGGAGCCACCCAGTAGAGGGAAGAGTCTAGATTGGGTGCTGCATCTCGACCCCAAACACCTGCCTTGTGGGAGAAGCCTCTCCAATTGACTTGTACCACAAGAGGTCTGCTAACTTTCTGGAGGCCTGCGTGGGCACAAGAACCTGGAAAAGAGAGCAGGCAAAGTACAAACTAGGAGTGCAGCACACAACCCACAGGGAGAGGAAAATGAAAGTGTAAAAGCCAGTGTGCATTTCAGTGTGTATCCTTCTGCCAGAGGGCATGCACAGGTATGTAAGAAGGTCTGACCTTGCACAAATAGAGGATAATGCTCACGTGTGATtataggtgtgtatatatatatatatatatatatatatatatatatatatatctgtgtatactACTATGTCTATATGTGAGAGTGTACCTATCTCAGTCTGCATCCCTTAGTGATGCACCATGCAAGGAAACAAAAGACCTTTGCTGCTCAACCCTCAGTACCCCATAGCCAACCCTCCATTCTCAAACCCTGTCTTTGGGGAGATGAGATCTTAAGAAATTCAGGCTGAGACCTCACCAGGGGGCACAGGTGGATCAGAGGCCTCTTGACACTTCTCCCTCTCACAATCACTGAGCCGACCCTCGAGGATATCCAGCTCTTGGCGGTAAGCACGGAGGCTGCGCTGGTCAGAGTCAGCCAGCAGCTTGAGTGTGAGGCTGGCATTAGCCACCTATGGAAATGAGATGCCAAGGATATGGGTCATGGACTGTTCCTAAGGACCGAAGTGAGGCTCCCATATTGCTCAACTCCAtgtcttttttccccagaaataagtgattttcatcaaatttataaGATTAAATAAGGCAGGGGACTATGGAGGGGAGAGGTATTCTCTAATCTATGCACATACCTGGCTCTGGAGTTGAGAGAGGAGGTCCTCAGCCTCATTACCTCCATCCTTGGCCATAAGCTGGGTCACCAACTCCCGTGCTCCCTCAAGTTCCAGGTGCAGTAGGCTATAGGTTGGGGCCTCCTAGGAGGAAGCAAGGGCAATGGGATTCACAGGCTTCAGGGCATGGTTCATTTCCAGAACCTGGTTATCCTGACCTTCAATGGTGTGAG
It encodes:
- the UBQLNL gene encoding ubiquilin-like protein, producing the protein MPHVIPRTPRMAQSGHPSGLSADKNISSSVIRVIVKTAGKQEDFMIADDTSVRQFKEKLSAHFKCQVDQLVLVFMGRLLKDHDTLSQRGILDGHTIHLVIKSKCSSRSLAHSSQNLRTKEPSHQDRNTEGNSNGVYQPASVSHTTVESSLLVEPDAPKVQSQDLEIGSPEYIAQMLQNPSVQQLLSNTDFMRQFISEHPDMQQLMQQNPEVSHILDNSEILWQTLELARNLAVIQEIMQIQQPEQNPEYPLNPQSHSGLETRPGGDNALGQTYVDCNDQMLNSSQDPFGDNPFRALLGGQVLEQVQSSPPSPAPPQERRDQVPQLPTTRVIYTSSCGLSSITSANGSPNRVNHTPSAYATTISSKGQSPNCPIQQPAGIPALPSIELTQQPQAEDKDATIPLNSSDRKLEDYLQPSDEQTSSQITGSMMQLLLNNPYLAAQMMLFISMPQLNEQCRQKLPIFQQQTQLSDMITALANPKASQAILQIEQGLQLLATEAPVLLSWVAPYLWGLGWLPAPSCSYPDTVPWAWDVPDIAEPKDPECCHKSGTVLQRLQSLAGDPSHLPQAPEIRFSQQMESLKAMGFGNPHANLQALIATEGDTSAAIRKLKRAQGF
- the LOC131808399 gene encoding olfactomedin-4-like, which gives rise to MKPTLALQIPLLLLLLVLPGQPQSLKEESAPCSVNCDKNQPEHELVKIVPGSVDEDGLCHCVVHLPNNLIPLNQLEQLQSITQELMDKYDKELSREAPTYSLLHLELEGARELVTQLMAKDGGNEAEDLLSQLQSQVANASLTLKLLADSDQRSLRAYRQELDILEGRLSDCEREKCQEASDPPVPPGSCAHAGLQKVSRPLVVQVNWRGFSHKAGVWGRDAAPNLDSSLYWVAPLGSEDRYFDYYRLYKSYDDLVLMKDFVERKMGYGDGSGNTVYENFMYFNYYGTRDIAKVNLSSNTLVLQRTLPSATYNNRFSYAGVPWKDIDFAGDEKGLWVLYATEESKGNLVVSRLNTSTLEVEKTWRTSQYKPAMSGAFMACGVLYALRPLSTRQEEIFYAFDTTTGRERHLSIVLDKMLETLHGINYSPLDHKLYVYNDGYLINYDLSFLTLKHKQSKRPA